One Nicotiana sylvestris chromosome 12, ASM39365v2, whole genome shotgun sequence genomic window carries:
- the LOC138882931 gene encoding uncharacterized protein has protein sequence MIISTWNIRGLNKPYKQKELKNFLQKNKIDILGCLETRVKEKKAKKILYKAAKDWGYCCNYTKAENGRIWVLWKTNLSVNIVQVHEQFIHYKVSDSVIGYQIMLTVVYARNKLQERTSLWCDLQLVGGQVQIPWLISGDFNNVLTTDDRLGQPVTMNEVKEFKDCINSIQLTPLKTKGCFYSWCNKQHADDKVYSKIDKAFGNFEWIKEYGHVEADCLDPGVSDHSPIVDLIEKENQTLYELEK, from the exons ATGATCATTAGTACTTGGAACATAAGAGGGCTAAACAAACCCTATAAGCAGAAAGAATTGAAAAACTTTCTGCAGAAGAATAAAATAGACATTTTAGGATGTCTTGAAACTAGAgtcaaagaaaagaaagcaaaaaagatcCTGTATAAGGCAGCAAAGGATTGGGGATACTGCTGCAACTATACAAAGGCTGAGAATGGTAGAATTTGGGTACTGTGGAAGACCAATCTTTCAGTCAACATTGTTCAAGTTCATGAACAATTCATTCACTACAAAGTGAGTGATTCAGTAATTGGATACCAGATTATGTTGACAGTAGTGTATGCTAGAAACAAACTACAGGAAAGAACAAGTTTATGGTGTGATTTACAACTGGTAGGGGGACAGGTTCAAATTCCCTGGCTCATAAGTGGTGACTTCAATAATGTCCTAACCACTGATGACAGGTTAGGACAACCAGTCACTATGAATGAGGTGAAAGAATTCAAGGATTGTATTAACTCTATTCAATTGACCCCATTGAAGACAAAAGGTTGTTTCTATAGTTGGTGCAATAAGCAGCATGCAGATGACAAAGTATACAGTAAGATTGACAAGGCCTTTGGGAACTTTGAATGGATCAAGGAATATGGGCATGTGGAAGCTGATTGCCTAGATCCTGGGGTGTCAGATCATTCACCTATAGTG GATCTGATTGAGAAGGAAAATCAGACCTTGTATGAACTAGAGAAATGA